From a single Vitis vinifera cultivar Pinot Noir 40024 chromosome 18, ASM3070453v1 genomic region:
- the LOC100260741 gene encoding receptor protein kinase CLAVATA1: MELKMRASLKYALPFFICLMMFSRGFAYGDLQVLLKLRSFMIGPKGSGLEDWVDDSSSLFPHCSFSGVSCDEDSRVVSLNLSFVTLFGSIPPEIGMLNKLVNLTLACDNLTGKLPMEMAKLTSLKLVNLSNNNFNGQFPGRILVGMKELEVLDMYNNNFTGPLPTEVGKLKKLKHMHLGGNYFSGDIPDVFSDIHSLELLGLNGNNLSGRIPTSLVRLSNLQGLFLGYFNIYEGGIPPELGLLSSLRVLDLGSCNLTGEIPPSLGRLKMLHSLFLQLNQLSGHLPQELSGLVNLKSLDLSNNVLTGEIPESFSQLRELTLINLFGNQLRGRIPEFIGDLPNLEVLQVWENNFTFELPERLGRNGKLKNLDVATNHLTGTIPRDLCKGGKLLTLILMENYFFGPIPEQLGECKSLTRIRIMKNFFNGTIPAGLFNLPLVNMLELDDNLFTGELPAHISGDVLGIFTVSNNLITGKIPPAIGNLSSLQTLALQINRFSGEIPGEIFNLKMLSKVNISANNLSGEIPACIVSCTSLTSIDFSQNSLNGEIPKGIAKLGILGILNLSTNHLNGQIPSEIKSMASLTTLDLSYNDFSGVIPTGGQFPVFNSSSFAGNPNLCLPRVPCSSLQNITQIHGRRQTSSFTSSKLVITIIALVAFALVLTLAVLRIRRKKHQKSKAWKLTAFQRLDFKAEDVLECLKEENIIGKGGAGIVYRGSMPDGVDVAIKRLVGRGSGRSDHGFSAEIQTLGRIRHRNIVRLLGYVSNKDTNLLLYEYMPNGSLGEILHGSKGAHLQWETRYRIAVEAAKGLCYLHHDCSPLIIHRDVKSNNILLDSDFEAHVADFGLAKFLQDAGASECMSSIAGSYGYIAPEYAYTLKVDEKSDVYSFGVVLLELIAGRKPVGEFGDGVDIVRWVRKTTSEISQPSDRASVLAVVDPRLSGYPLTGVINLFKIAMMCVEDESSARPTMREVVHMLTNPPQNAPSLITL, from the exons ATGGAGCTGAAGATGAGAGCCTCCTTGAAATATGCTCTTCCTTTTTTCATATGCCTGATGATGTTTTCACGGGGCTTTGCGTACGGTGATCTTCAAGTGCTGTTGAAGCTCAGGTCTTTCATGATAGGGCCGAAGGGTTCTGGTCTGGAGGACTGGGTGGATGACTCGTCGTCTCTCTTTCCGCATTGCTCCTTCTCCGGTGTTTCATGTGATGAGGATTCTCGAGTGGTGTCTCTCAACCTCTCGTTTGTTACTCTATTTGGTTCGATACCGCCGGAGATCGGGATGTTGAACAAGTTAGTTAATCTCACGCTGGCATGCGACAATCTCACCGGGAAGCTTCCGATGGAGATGGCGAAGCTCACGTCTCTGAAGCTCGTCAACCTTTCGAATAACAATTTTAATGGTCAGTTTCCGGGGCGTATTCTTGTGGGAATGAAGGAGCTCGAGGTTCTGGACATGTATAACAACAATTTCACGGGTCCGCTTCCGACGGAGGTTGGGAAGCTGAAGAAGCTCAAGCACATGCATCTCGGTGGCAACTACTTCTCCGGTGATATTCCGGACGTATTCTCAGATATTCACAGCTTGGAGTTGCTGGGTTTGAATGGAAACAATCTTTCCGGCAGGATCCCGACTAGTTTGGTTCGGTTGTCGAACCTCCAAGGATTGTTCCTTGGTTACTTTAATATTTACGAAGGAGGTATTCCACCTGAGCTAGGGTTGCTGAGTTCGCTCCGAGTTCTTGACTTGGGGAGCTGCAACCTCACCGGAGAGATTCCACCGAGCCTAGGCCGTTTGAAGATGTTACACTCGTTGTTTCTACAACTTAATCAGCTCTCAGGGCACCTACCTCAAGAACTGTCAGGTTTGGTGAATCTAAAATCACTTGATCTCTCTAACAATGTGCTCACTGGAGAGATACCAGAAAGCTTTTCACAGCTTAGGGAATTGACGTTGATCAATCTGTTTGGGAACCAACTGCGCGGTCGTATTCCAGAGTTTATCGGCGACCTTCCAAACCTCGAGGTACTTCAGGTTTGGGAGAATAACTTCACGTTTGAACTCCCTGAACGTCTCGGTCGTAACGGGAAGCTTAAGAACCTCGACGTTGCGACGAATCATCTCACCGGAACGATACCTCGGGATTTGTGCAAAGGAGGAAAGTTGCTGACGTTGATATTGATGGAAAATTATTTCTTCGGACCGATCCCTGAGCAGCTCGGCGAATGCAAATCGCTGACTCGAATAAGAATCATGAAGAACTTCTTCAATGGAACTATTCCCGCTGGGTTGTTCAACTTACCGTTGGTAAACATGCTCGAGCTGGACGACAACTTATTCACCGGAGAACTACCTGCGCATATTTCGGGCGACGTGCTTGGAATTTTCACGGTCTCTAACAACCTGATCACTGGAAAAATCCCTCCGGCAATTGGCAATCTGTCTAGTTTGCAGACTTTGGCGCTTCAAATTAACAGATTCTCCGGTGAAATTCCTGGGGAAATCTTCAATCTAAAGATGCTTTCAAAGGTCAATATCAGCGCCAACAACCTAAGCGGTGAAATTCCAGCATGCATCGTTTCTTGTACTTCACTAACATCAATTGATTTCAGTCAGAACAGCCTGAACGGAGAAATTCCAAAGGGGATTGCTAAGCTTGGGATCTTGGGCATACTGAATTTGTCAACCAACCACTTGAACGGCCAAATTCCGAGTGAAATCAAATCTATGGCTAGTCTAACAACACTGGACCTCTCCTATAATGATTTTTCTGGTGTCATTCCGACCGGCGGTCAGTTTCCGGTCTTCAACTCTAGCTCCTTCGCTGGAAACCCGAACCTTTGCCTACCGCGTGTCCCTTGTTCATCACTTCAAAATATAACCCAAATTCACGGTAGAAGGCAGACGTCATCGTTTACTTCTTCAAAACTCGTCATCACGATCATTGCCCTTGTCGCCTTCGCGTTGGTATTAACCCTCGCAGTTCTCAGAATCCGAAGAAAGAAGCATCAGAAATCAAAGGCCTGGAAGCTCACAGCGTTCCAACGGCTAGACTTCAAAGCTGAAGACGTGCTGGAATGCTTGAAGGAAGAAAACATCATCGGAAAAGGCGGTGCCGGGATCGTCTACCGCGGGTCCATGCCAGACGGGGTTGACGTGGCTATCAAAAGACTAGTGGGGCGCGGCAGCGGAAGAAGCGACCACGGCTTTTCCGCCGAAATCCAAACGCTAGGACGAATTCGACACCGAAACATCGTGAGACTGTTGGGTTACGTGTCGAACAAAGACACCAACTTGTTGCTGTACGAGTACATGCCGAACGGAAGCTTGGGAGAGATACTGCATGGGTCAAAGGGAGCCCACTTGCAGTGGGAAACCAGGTATAGAATTGCAGTGGAGGCCGCGAAGGGGTTGTGCTATCTCCACCACGATTGTTCCCCACTCATCATTCACAGGGATGTGAAGTCCAACAACATCTTGCTGGACTCGGATTTTGAGGCTCATGTGGCTGATTTTGGGCTTGCCAAGTTCTTACAGGACGCTGGAGCCTCGGAGTGCATGTCTTCCATCGCTGGCTCCTACGGCTACATCGCCCCAG AGTACGCCTATACGTTGAAAGTAGATGAGAAGAGCGACGTGTACAGCTTCGGTGTGGTGCTGCTGGAGTTGATCGCAGGGCGGAAGCCAGTGGGCGAGTTCGGCGACGGGGTGGACATCGTGAGGTGGGTCCGGAAAACAACATCGGAGATATCTCAGCCGTCGGATAGAGCTTCGGTTCTGGCAGTAGTGGACCCCAGGCTTAGTGGGTACCCACTGACAGGTGTCATAAATCTGTTCAAGATTGCAATGATGTGCGTTGAGGATGAGAGCTCTGCAAGGCCCACCATGAGAGAGGTGGTTCACATGCTCACCAATCCTCCCCAGAATGCTCCAAGCCTCATCACTCTTTAA